In Pseudoliparis swirei isolate HS2019 ecotype Mariana Trench chromosome 9, NWPU_hadal_v1, whole genome shotgun sequence, a genomic segment contains:
- the LOC130199819 gene encoding keratin, type II cytoskeletal cochleal-like encodes MAFRPPSLINFSSDGTSVSGGGGLGSISFGGGDSLSNSSRSMVLNNKGIPSSATGSMSFGKQSMGGGGGFSYPTGIFGGGGAYGGGLGALTATMTAIQTNQSLLEPIDITIDPNIQIVRTQEKDQIKGLNNRFADLIDKVRTLEVQNKKLETKWGLLQQHTTTQVNIDGMFEAYIGNVRKQLDGLGNEKGQLGGQLGNMQNMVEDFKNKYEDEINKRANTENDFVLFKKDVDGTYMNKVDLEASVDSLQDDINFLKAYYESELRDLQGEIMDTSVIVKMDNTRDLDMDSIVAEVKAQYEAIANTSRQDAEQWYQQKYQEMETNVGNAGDDLRNSKSEITELSRMISRLQNEIESLKAQRGNLEAHIAEADERGELAVKDAKARIRDLEQALQKTKQEMALQVREYQDLMNIKLALEIEIATYSKLLEGEEERINSGGATATVHVQSSGGGGSSSSGGGGGYGGGIGGGGSYGGGIGGSGGGMGVGGGSYGGSYGTSSGGGGSSSQSRRY; translated from the exons ATGGCCTTTCGTCCACCGTCCTTGATAAATTTCAGTAGCGATGGAACCTCCGTGAGTGGTGGTGGAGGCTTAGGCAGCATTAGTTTTGGTGGTGGTGATAGCCTATCAAATTCCTCCAGATCTATGGTGCTCAATAACAAAGGAATCCCATCCAGTGCGACCGGCAGCATGTCCTTTGGTAAGCAAAGCatgggtggtggtggcggcTTCAGTTATCCTACTGGTATttttggtggtggaggtgcatACGGCGGCGGTCTTGGAGCCCTGACAGCGACCATGACAGCCATCCAGACCAACCAGTCCCTGCTGGAGCCCATTGACATTACAATCGACCCAAACATCCAGATTGTTCGGACACAAGAGAAAGATCAGATCAAGGGTCTGAACAACCGCTTCGCCGACTTAATTGACAAG GTCCGCACCCTGGAGGTGCAGAACAAGAAGCTGGAAACCAAGTGGGGCCTCCTGCAGCAGCACACCACCACACAAGTCAACATTGACGGCATGTTCGAGGCCTACATCGGCAACGTTCGCAAGCAGCTGGATGGGCTCGGCAATGAGAAGGGCCAGCTGGGCGGCCAGCTGGGGAACATGCAGAACATGGTGGAGGACTTCAAGAACAA ATATGAAGATGAAATCAACAAGCGTGCCAACACGGAGAATGACTTTGTTCTTTTTAAGAAG GATGTCGATGGCACATACATGAACAAGGTGGACCTGGAGGCCTCAGTGGACTCCCTTCAGGATGACATTAACTTCCTCAAAGCCTACTATGAGTCG GAGCTTCGTGATCTCCAGGGAGAGATCATGGACACCTCAGTCATTGTGAAGATGGACAACACCCGTGATCTGGACATGGACTCTATTGTGGCTGAAGTCAAGGCCCAGTATGAGGCCATCGCTAATACCAGCCGTCAAGATGCTGAACAGTGGTATCAGCAGAAG tACCAAGAGATGGAGACAAATGTAGGCAATGCCGGGGATGATCTCCGTAACTCCAAGAGTGAGATTACTGAGCTCAGCCGCATGATTAGCCGCCTCCAGAATGAGATTGAGTCATTAAAGGCACAG CGCGGCAACCTGGAGGCCCATATAGCTGAGGCCGATGAGCGTGGTGAATTAGCCGTGAAGGACGCCAAGGCCCGCATCAGGGACCTGGAACAAGCCCTGCAGAAAACCAAGCAGGAAATGGCCCTCCAGGTCCGCGAGTACCAGGACCTGATGAACATCAAGCTGGCTCTGGAGATTGAGATCGCCACCTACAGTAAGCTgctggaaggagaggaggagag AATCAACAGTGGAGGTGCAACTGCAACCGTCCACGTACAGTCCTCCG gtggcggcggcagcagcagcagcggcggcggtggAGGATATGGTGGCGGCATCGGAGGCGGCGGCAGCTATGGTGGCGGCATTGGAGGCAGTGGCGGCGGTATGGGAGTTGGTGGCGGTAGCTACGGAGGCAGCTACGGCACAAGCAGCGGCGGTGGCGGAAGCTCCTCACAATCCCGCCGTTATTGA
- the LOC130199927 gene encoding keratin, type II cytoskeletal cochleal-like has translation MSFRQSSSYSSSSGVGGSMSGSGGMGFGGSGGRQSFSSKSMVVSNRSNPSRSSGSSMSFSRQSMGGGGGGGGGSYSFRSGGGGGSFGSGGAYGASFGGGSNFGAGGGMATITAVQSNQALLTPLNLTIDPNIQTVRTHEKEQIKTLNNRFASFIDKVRFLEQQNKMLETKWSLLQEQTTSRSNIDSMFEAYIANLRRQLDGLGNEKGKLEGELRNMQNMVEDFKNKYEDEINKRANVENEFVLLKKDVDGAYMNKVELEAKVDSLQDEINFLRAVYEAELRELQGQIKDTSVIVEMDNTRNLDMDSIVAEVKAQYEAISLANRQEAEQWYQQKVTEMQTNVGTAGDDLRSSKSEIAELSRMISRLQNEIESVKGQRCNLEAQIAEAEERGELAVKDAKVRIRDLEKALQTAKQNMARQVREYQDLMNIKLALEIEIATYRKLLEGEEERIINGGATATIHIQSSGGGGGGGGSYGGGGGYGGGGYGGGGGSSYGMSGGGSSYGSSSYGGGGGGIIKMSTTSSSQSRHY, from the exons ATGTCTTTTCGCCAATCCTCGAGTTACAGCAGCAGTAGTGGAGTCGGGGGAAGCATGAGTGGCAGCGGAGGCATGGGCTTCGGGGGCAGTGGAGGTCGCCAATCATTTTCCTCAAAATCGATGGTGGTCAGCAACAGATCAAACCCATCCAGGTCATCcggcagcagcatgtcatttagtAGGCAAAgcatgggtggtggtggtggtggtggtggcggcagCTATAGTTTTCgtagtggaggtggtggtggtagtttcGGTAGTGGAGGTGCATACGGTGCTAGTTTCGGTGGCGGCAGCAACTTCGGTGCTGGTGGAGGCATGGCTACTATCACAGCTGTCCAGTCCAACCAGGCCCTGCTGACCCCCCTGAACCTTACAATCGACCCCAACATCCAAACCGTCCGGACACATGAGAAAGAGCAGATCAAGACTCTGAACAACCGCTTCGCCAGCTTCATTGACAAG GTCCGCTTCCTGGAACAGCAGAACAAGATGCTGGAGACCAAGTGGAGCCTGCTGCAGGAGCAGACCACCTCACGCTCCAACATCGACTCCATGTTCGAGGCCTACATCGCCAACCTGCGCAGGCAGCTGGATGGGCTCGGCAATGAGAAGGGCAAGCTGGAGGGAGAGCTGAGGAACATGCAGAACATGGTGGAGGACTTCAAGAACAA ATATGAAGATGAAATCAACAAGCGTGCCAACGTGGAGAATGAGTTTGTTCTCCTTAAGAAG GATGTCGATGGTGCATACATGAACAAGGTTGAGCTGGAAGCCAAGGTGGACTCCCTTCAGGATGAGATTAACTTCCTCAGAGCCGTCTATGAGGCG GAGCTTCGTGAGCTCCAGGGACAGATCAAGGACACCTCAGTCATTGTGGAGATGGACAACACCCGCAACCTGGACATGGACTCTATTGTGGCTGAAGTCAAGGCCCAGTATGAGGCCATCTCTCTTGCCAACCGTCAAGAGGCTGAACAGTGGTATCAGCAGAAG gTCACTGAGATGCAGACGAACGTAGGCACTGCCGGGGATGATCTCCGCAGCTCCAAGAGTGAGATTGCTGAGCTCAGCCGCATGATTAGCCGCCTCCAGAATGAGATTGAGTCAGTCAAGGGACAG CGCTGCAACCTGGAAGCCCAGATTGCTGAGGCTGAGGAGCGTGGTGAGCTGGCCGTGAAGGACGCCAAGGTCCGCATCAGGGACCTGGAAAAAGCCCTCCAGACAGCCAAGCAGAACATGGCCCGCCAGGTCCGCGAGTACCAGGACCTGATGAACATCAAGCTGGCTCTGGAGATTGAGATCGCCACCTACAGGAAACTgctggaaggagaggaggagag AATCATCAACGGCGGTGCAACTGCAACCATCCACATACAGTCCTCAG gtggaggcggaggcggcggcggcagctatggcggtggcggcggctatggcggcggcggctatggcggcggcggcggctccagcTATGGAATGTCAGGTGGTGGCAGCAGCTACGGAAGCAGCAgctacggcggcggcggcggcggcatcaTCAAAATGAGCACCACAAGCTCCTCACAATCCCGCCATTATTAA
- the zgc:171775 gene encoding STKc_p38 domain-containing protein, translating to MESPVRPGFHRVEVQKTTWDVADRYATLRPIGSGAYGTVCSALDQKTKEKVAIKKLYRPFQSLIHAKRAYRELRLLRHIQHDNVICLLDVFTPDDTLDKFQTFYMVMPLVAQDLGHIMKKRILTDRIITYLFYQLLRGLKYIHSAGIIHRDLKPGNLAVDENCELKILDFGLARQTESEMTGYVVTRWYRAPEVIFNWMHYSQTVDVWSAACILAEMITGQVLFPGHDSIDQLTKILRMTGTPDSSLVQKMQSKDAQSYVMGLRPQKKKNFKDVFASMDEKAVGIMEGMLLLDPETRLTVKEGISHPYLAEYHDPESEPDSGPYDDSFESLELAVGEWKSLIHMEIMTFDPDNPSKTAM from the exons ATGGAGTCCCCGGTGAGACCGGGCTTCCACCGGGTGGAGGTCCAGAAAACCACGTGGGACGTCGCGGACAGGTACGCGACGCTGCGGCCCATCGGCTCCGGAGCCTACGGGACCGTCTG TTCTGCCTTGGACCAGAAGACCAAGGAGAAGGTGGCCATCAAGAAGCTGTATCGTCCGTTCCAGTCCCTCATCCACGCCAAGCGGGCCTACAGGGAACTCCGGCTGCTCCGCCACATACAGCATGACAAT GTGATCTGCCTCCTGGACGTCTTCACACCGGATGACACGCTGGACAAATTCCAAACCTT CTACATGGTGATGCCACTAGTCGCCCAGGATCTGGGCCACATCATGAAGAAGCGCATATTAACTGATCGCATCATCACATACCTGTTCTACCAGCTGCTGAGAGGACTCAAG TATATTCACTCTGCTGGGATCATTCATCGG GATCTGAAGCCTGGTAACCTCGCTGTGGATGAGAACTGTGAATTAAAG ATCCTGGATTTTGGTCTGGCAAGACAGACGGAGAGTGAGATGACTGGGTATGTTGTGACGCGCTGGTACAGAGCACCAGAGGTCATATTCAACTGGATGCACTACAGTCAAACAG TTGACGTCTGGTCAGCCGCCTGCATCCTGGCTGAGATGATTACTGGCCAGGTGCTTTTCCCGGGACACGACA GTATTGACCAGCTGACTAAAATCCTCCGGATGACAGGAACGCCAGACTCCTCCCTGGTCCAGAAGATGCAGAGTAAGGAC GCGCAGTCGTACGTGATGGGTCTTCGtccgcagaagaagaaaaacttcaAGGACGTTTTTGCGTCCATGGATGAAAAAG CTGTAGGCATCATGGAGGGGATGTTGCTGCTGGATCCAGAGACGAGGCTGACGGTGAAGGAGGGAATTTCCCACCCGTACCTGGCTGAATATCATGACCCGGAGAGCGAGCCGGACTCGGGGCCTTACGACGACTCCTTCGAGAGCCTGGAGCTCGCCGTCGGGGAGTGGAAAA GTCTTATCCACATGGAGATCATGACCTTCGACCCTGACAACCCCAGTAAGACAGCCATGTAG